One window of the Vigna radiata var. radiata cultivar VC1973A chromosome 1, Vradiata_ver6, whole genome shotgun sequence genome contains the following:
- the LOC106766409 gene encoding S-type anion channel SLAH2 isoform X1 has product MSSMENNINIEIVEQGSPEVPSLIKYISSSEVAGFDTSDFQFPSPSSKGSEATSQGIQHDAPVVINHQRKYSVSMPLSSEEVELPALDGKTDGIPISSSQSATATSNHPQQSKCYSQPMPKGHVLQEAANGDKVNNHPGIKAFKDKRFDSFKTWSGTLERQLSILRGKSPKATAQDGNNTPRNIERPLPVDRYFDALEGPELETLRASEETVLPQDKKWPFLLRFPISCFGVCLGVSSQAILWKALATSPSTHFLHISLKVNLVLWIISIVLVTIIFTTYLLKIILYFEAVRREYYHPIRVNFFFAPWIALLFLALGVPPSVTKNLHHALWYILMIPIFCLEIKIYGQWMSGGQRRLSKVANPSNHLSIVGNFVGALLGASMGLKEGPIFFFAIGLAHYIVLFVTLYQRLPTNETLPKELHPVFFLFVAAPSVASMAWANIQGSFDYGSRIAYFIALFLYFSLAVRINFFRGFTFSLAWWAYTFPMTGAAIATIRYSNKVTNGVTKTMCVVLSLISTLIVVALLVSTILHAFVFKNLFPNDLAIAISDRKRKPQRKWLGLRYRSHESKEIENYLKFVNPDTIDLEASTPQPNATEESPSI; this is encoded by the exons AT GTCTAGTATGGAAAACAACATAAACATTGAAATTGTAGAACAAGGCTCTCCAGAAGTTCCATCACTTATCAAGTATATATCATCAAGTGAAGTTGCTGGCTTTGATACTTCTGACTTTCAGTTTCCCAGCCCATCATCCAAA GGAAGTGAAGCAACTTCACAAGGAATACAACATGATGCACCTGTAGTCATCAATCACCAAAGGAAGTATTCTGTCAGCATGCCACTTTCTTCTGAAGAAGTGGAGCTTCCAGCACTGGATGGAAAAACAGATGGTATTCCCATTTCCTCTTCTCAATCAGCAACTGCTACTTCTAACCATCCCCAGCAATCAAAATGTTACTCTCAACCAATGCCAAAAGGCCATGTGCTCCAAGAAGCAGCTAATGGAGACAAGGTAAACAACCATCCTGGCATCAAGGCATTCAAGGACAAGAGGTTTGACTCTTTCAAAACATGGTCTGGAACACTTGAGAGACAATTATCAATTCTACGAGGAAAGTCACCCAAAGCAACTGCACAAGATGGTAACAACACCCCCAGGAACATTGAAAGGCCTTTACCTGTCGATCGGTATTTCGATGCCTTGGAAGGTCCAGAGTTAGAAACTCTCAGG GCTTCAGAAGAGACAGTGCTACCTCAGGATAAAAAATGGCCATTTCTTCTTCGGTTTCCTATTTCATGCTTTGGTGTCTGCCTTGGAGTTAGCAGCCAAGCAATTCTTTGGAAAGCACTTGCCACATCTCCATCCACTCATTTTCTTCACATAAGCCTCAAAGTCAACTTAGTCTTATGGATCATATCCATTGTTCTTGTTACCATAATTTTCACCACCTATCTTCTCAAAATAATTCTCTACTTTGAAGCAGTTCGTCGTGAGTACTACCATCCAATCCGTGTTAACTTCTTCTTTGCACCATGGATAGCCCTCTTGTTCTTAGCTCTTGGGGTTCCCCCATCAGTGACCAAAAACTTGCACCATGCCCTTTGGTACATTCTAATGATACCAATATTCTGTCTTGAAATTAAGATCTATGGACAGTGGATGTCAGGGGGTCAAAGGAGGCTCTCAAAGGTGGCCAATCCTTCAAAtcatttatcaattgttggaaACTTTGTAGGGGCTTTGCTAGGAGCATCTATGGGTCTTAAAGAAGggcctattttcttttttgctatTGGACTAGCTCACTACATTGTCCTGTTTGTAACTCTCTATCAGAGACTTCCAACAAATGAGACCCTCCCAAAAGAGCTGCATCCTGTGTTCTTTCTGTTTGTTGCAGCACCAAGTGTAGCTTCCATGGCATGGGCCAACATTCAGGGTTCTTTTGACTACGGATCACGGATTGCCTATTTCATTGCCCTCTTCCTTTATTTCTCACTG GCTGTCAGGATCAATTTCTTCAGAGGATTCAC ATTTTCGCTTGCATGGTGGGCCTACACTTTTCCAATGACAGGTGCAGCAATTGCAACAATAAGATACTCAAACAAGGTCACAAATGGGGTTACAAAGACAATGTGTGTGGTACTGAGTCTGATCTCCACACTGATAGTGGTAGCACTGCTTGTATCAACTATATTGCATGCCTTTGTCTTCAAAAACCTCTTTCCCAATGACCTTGCCATTGCCATCAGTGACAGAAAGAGAAAGCCACAAAGGAAGTGGCTAGGTCTCAGATACAGAAGCCATGAGTCGAAAGAGATTGAAAATTACTTGAAGTTTGTGAACCCTGATACAATTGATCTAGAAGCTTCTACCCCACAACCAAATGCCACAGAGGAGTCACCTTCTATCTGA
- the LOC106766409 gene encoding S-type anion channel SLAH2 isoform X2, translating into MENNINIEIVEQGSPEVPSLIKYISSSEVAGFDTSDFQFPSPSSKGSEATSQGIQHDAPVVINHQRKYSVSMPLSSEEVELPALDGKTDGIPISSSQSATATSNHPQQSKCYSQPMPKGHVLQEAANGDKVNNHPGIKAFKDKRFDSFKTWSGTLERQLSILRGKSPKATAQDGNNTPRNIERPLPVDRYFDALEGPELETLRASEETVLPQDKKWPFLLRFPISCFGVCLGVSSQAILWKALATSPSTHFLHISLKVNLVLWIISIVLVTIIFTTYLLKIILYFEAVRREYYHPIRVNFFFAPWIALLFLALGVPPSVTKNLHHALWYILMIPIFCLEIKIYGQWMSGGQRRLSKVANPSNHLSIVGNFVGALLGASMGLKEGPIFFFAIGLAHYIVLFVTLYQRLPTNETLPKELHPVFFLFVAAPSVASMAWANIQGSFDYGSRIAYFIALFLYFSLAVRINFFRGFTFSLAWWAYTFPMTGAAIATIRYSNKVTNGVTKTMCVVLSLISTLIVVALLVSTILHAFVFKNLFPNDLAIAISDRKRKPQRKWLGLRYRSHESKEIENYLKFVNPDTIDLEASTPQPNATEESPSI; encoded by the exons ATGGAAAACAACATAAACATTGAAATTGTAGAACAAGGCTCTCCAGAAGTTCCATCACTTATCAAGTATATATCATCAAGTGAAGTTGCTGGCTTTGATACTTCTGACTTTCAGTTTCCCAGCCCATCATCCAAA GGAAGTGAAGCAACTTCACAAGGAATACAACATGATGCACCTGTAGTCATCAATCACCAAAGGAAGTATTCTGTCAGCATGCCACTTTCTTCTGAAGAAGTGGAGCTTCCAGCACTGGATGGAAAAACAGATGGTATTCCCATTTCCTCTTCTCAATCAGCAACTGCTACTTCTAACCATCCCCAGCAATCAAAATGTTACTCTCAACCAATGCCAAAAGGCCATGTGCTCCAAGAAGCAGCTAATGGAGACAAGGTAAACAACCATCCTGGCATCAAGGCATTCAAGGACAAGAGGTTTGACTCTTTCAAAACATGGTCTGGAACACTTGAGAGACAATTATCAATTCTACGAGGAAAGTCACCCAAAGCAACTGCACAAGATGGTAACAACACCCCCAGGAACATTGAAAGGCCTTTACCTGTCGATCGGTATTTCGATGCCTTGGAAGGTCCAGAGTTAGAAACTCTCAGG GCTTCAGAAGAGACAGTGCTACCTCAGGATAAAAAATGGCCATTTCTTCTTCGGTTTCCTATTTCATGCTTTGGTGTCTGCCTTGGAGTTAGCAGCCAAGCAATTCTTTGGAAAGCACTTGCCACATCTCCATCCACTCATTTTCTTCACATAAGCCTCAAAGTCAACTTAGTCTTATGGATCATATCCATTGTTCTTGTTACCATAATTTTCACCACCTATCTTCTCAAAATAATTCTCTACTTTGAAGCAGTTCGTCGTGAGTACTACCATCCAATCCGTGTTAACTTCTTCTTTGCACCATGGATAGCCCTCTTGTTCTTAGCTCTTGGGGTTCCCCCATCAGTGACCAAAAACTTGCACCATGCCCTTTGGTACATTCTAATGATACCAATATTCTGTCTTGAAATTAAGATCTATGGACAGTGGATGTCAGGGGGTCAAAGGAGGCTCTCAAAGGTGGCCAATCCTTCAAAtcatttatcaattgttggaaACTTTGTAGGGGCTTTGCTAGGAGCATCTATGGGTCTTAAAGAAGggcctattttcttttttgctatTGGACTAGCTCACTACATTGTCCTGTTTGTAACTCTCTATCAGAGACTTCCAACAAATGAGACCCTCCCAAAAGAGCTGCATCCTGTGTTCTTTCTGTTTGTTGCAGCACCAAGTGTAGCTTCCATGGCATGGGCCAACATTCAGGGTTCTTTTGACTACGGATCACGGATTGCCTATTTCATTGCCCTCTTCCTTTATTTCTCACTG GCTGTCAGGATCAATTTCTTCAGAGGATTCAC ATTTTCGCTTGCATGGTGGGCCTACACTTTTCCAATGACAGGTGCAGCAATTGCAACAATAAGATACTCAAACAAGGTCACAAATGGGGTTACAAAGACAATGTGTGTGGTACTGAGTCTGATCTCCACACTGATAGTGGTAGCACTGCTTGTATCAACTATATTGCATGCCTTTGTCTTCAAAAACCTCTTTCCCAATGACCTTGCCATTGCCATCAGTGACAGAAAGAGAAAGCCACAAAGGAAGTGGCTAGGTCTCAGATACAGAAGCCATGAGTCGAAAGAGATTGAAAATTACTTGAAGTTTGTGAACCCTGATACAATTGATCTAGAAGCTTCTACCCCACAACCAAATGCCACAGAGGAGTCACCTTCTATCTGA